The following proteins are co-located in the Nocardia bhagyanarayanae genome:
- a CDS encoding winged helix-turn-helix transcriptional regulator, whose protein sequence is MTALGSGREWTDPTCPVARTVDLVGDRWSLLIVRDAMDGAATFTEFQQRLGIARNILTDRLRRLVDHGILTMSTTPGGKRHSYVLTEAGQDLFTVVVALRQWGERHAFATDEPHSTLVDRHDSPIAPLHPEDREGERVTAATTRVRKVGEHASATDA, encoded by the coding sequence ATGACGGCGCTCGGCTCCGGCCGCGAGTGGACCGATCCGACCTGTCCGGTCGCCCGAACCGTCGACCTCGTGGGCGATCGGTGGAGCCTGCTGATCGTGCGTGACGCCATGGACGGCGCGGCGACCTTCACCGAATTCCAGCAGCGACTCGGGATCGCAAGGAACATCCTCACCGACCGCCTGCGCAGGCTCGTCGACCACGGAATCCTCACCATGAGCACCACCCCCGGCGGCAAGCGGCACAGCTACGTACTCACCGAAGCCGGGCAGGATCTCTTCACCGTCGTCGTGGCCTTGCGCCAATGGGGAGAACGGCACGCCTTCGCCACCGACGAACCGCACTCGACACTCGTCGACCGTCACGACAGCCCTATCGCCCCGCTGCACCCCGAAGACCGCGAGGGCGAGCGTGTCACCGCGGCGACCACCCGAGTCCGCAAGGTCGGTGAACACGCCTCGGCGACAGATGCGTGA
- a CDS encoding MFS transporter, with product MATGVTRSQRFVLALVCAVAVSTIYAIQPVLEAAGAGLGLARESLGWLVAAGQIGYCAGLVLLVPLGDVVNRRRLITVHLVLTAAGAAVAAAAPNAAVAVAGLAVAGLFAVVVQVTVAYVAAVSAPSERGRNIGAVTSGVVIGILGVRVLAGVLGDTVGWRAVYALLAVLCVALARTVHATLDPDREVTGARYGHVLASMGRLARTDRLLTSRGLIAFFLFASFGTLWSGLALPLGAEPWNFGTTQIGLFGVAGLAGALGAARAGRWADSGRAQAITGSALALLTASWLLTARIETTLVPLVIGIIVLDFAVQAVHVSSQHLLTTAHPDRASSVIGAYMACYSLGSALGAITTTWAYSTWGWSASCWTGAAYSLVALVLWGLAQVADSTGRDAASSPEPPSPVGRTCDAPLHQPDQDEHHGDDDEDRDGKVGCGHPARGRRIGG from the coding sequence GTGGCGACAGGAGTGACGAGGTCGCAGCGATTCGTTCTGGCGCTGGTGTGCGCGGTGGCGGTGTCGACGATCTATGCGATCCAGCCGGTGCTCGAGGCGGCGGGCGCCGGTTTGGGCTTGGCGCGTGAGTCGCTGGGCTGGCTGGTCGCAGCCGGGCAGATCGGCTACTGCGCCGGTTTGGTCTTGCTGGTTCCGCTCGGCGACGTGGTGAATCGCCGGCGGCTCATCACCGTGCATCTAGTACTCACCGCCGCAGGGGCTGCGGTCGCGGCCGCCGCCCCGAACGCCGCCGTCGCGGTGGCGGGGCTCGCGGTCGCGGGTTTGTTCGCGGTCGTGGTTCAGGTGACTGTCGCCTATGTCGCCGCGGTCTCCGCGCCGAGCGAACGTGGCCGGAATATCGGCGCGGTGACCTCGGGTGTGGTGATCGGCATCCTCGGCGTCCGGGTCCTCGCGGGGGTGCTGGGCGACACGGTTGGCTGGCGTGCCGTGTACGCGCTGCTCGCCGTGCTCTGTGTGGCTCTGGCCCGCACCGTCCACGCGACGCTCGACCCGGACCGCGAGGTTACCGGCGCACGGTACGGGCACGTGCTGGCGTCGATGGGGCGGCTCGCGCGCACGGATCGTCTGTTGACGAGCCGAGGCCTGATCGCCTTCTTCCTATTCGCGTCCTTCGGAACGCTCTGGAGCGGGCTGGCCCTCCCCCTCGGCGCCGAGCCCTGGAACTTCGGCACCACGCAGATCGGCCTCTTCGGAGTGGCGGGCCTGGCCGGAGCGCTCGGCGCCGCGCGCGCGGGACGATGGGCCGATTCCGGTCGCGCACAAGCGATCACCGGCTCCGCACTGGCGTTGCTCACCGCTTCCTGGCTGCTCACCGCCCGGATCGAAACAACACTGGTGCCGCTTGTCATCGGCATCATCGTGCTCGACTTCGCCGTCCAGGCGGTACACGTCAGCAGCCAACATCTGCTGACCACAGCCCACCCGGACCGCGCCAGCAGCGTCATCGGCGCCTACATGGCCTGCTATTCCCTCGGGTCCGCCCTCGGCGCGATCACGACCACGTGGGCGTACAGCACCTGGGGATGGTCGGCCTCCTGCTGGACGGGCGCGGCCTATTCGCTCGTCGCGCTGGTGCTGTGGGGACTCGCCCAGGTCGCCGACAGCACAGGGCGCGATGCCGCGAGTTCGCCCGAGCCCCCGAGTCCGGTCGGGCGAACTTGCGATGCACCTCTACACCAACCAGATCAGGACGAGCACCACGGCGATGACGACGAGGATCGTGATGGCAAGGTGGGGTGCGGGCACCCTGCGCGTGGCCGGCGCATCGGCGGGTGA
- a CDS encoding alpha/beta fold hydrolase — MSNENSSPTVVLVHGAFADSSSWNGVAERLRAAGTSVIAAANPLRGLDSDAAYIASVLDSIEGDCVLVGHSYGGSVITVAAAGKANVSALVYIAAFIPDLGESALELTDKFPGSTLGPTTRPATYPLPDGSTSTELYIRQDAFHTQFAADTPAATGELMGITQRPVALAALQEGASATAWRDLPTYALLTSEDKNIPIEAQRYMAERANATTVEVTASHAVAVSRPADVAELVVRATTPR; from the coding sequence GTGAGCAACGAAAACAGCAGTCCCACCGTCGTCCTCGTCCACGGCGCCTTCGCCGACTCGTCGAGCTGGAACGGCGTCGCCGAAAGACTGCGCGCCGCAGGCACATCGGTGATCGCGGCCGCCAACCCGCTGCGTGGCCTCGACAGCGACGCGGCATACATCGCCTCGGTCCTGGACTCGATCGAAGGCGACTGTGTCCTGGTCGGCCATTCGTACGGCGGCAGCGTCATCACCGTGGCCGCTGCGGGCAAAGCGAACGTCTCCGCCCTGGTCTACATCGCGGCCTTCATCCCCGATCTCGGCGAGAGCGCCCTGGAACTCACCGACAAGTTCCCCGGCTCCACCCTCGGCCCGACCACCCGCCCGGCCACCTACCCCTTGCCCGACGGCTCGACCAGCACCGAGCTCTACATCCGCCAGGATGCGTTCCACACCCAGTTCGCCGCCGACACACCCGCCGCCACCGGCGAACTGATGGGCATCACCCAGCGCCCCGTCGCGCTCGCCGCCCTGCAGGAAGGCGCCTCGGCCACCGCCTGGCGCGACCTGCCGACCTACGCCTTGCTCACATCCGAGGACAAGAACATCCCGATCGAGGCGCAGCGGTACATGGCGGAGCGGGCGAACGCGACAACGGTCGAGGTCACCGCCTCGCATGCCGTCGCGGTCTCGCGTCCGGCAGACGTGGCCGAACTCGTCGTGCGGGCCACGACTCCGCGCTGA
- a CDS encoding alpha/beta fold hydrolase, with product MPPPTIVLVHGAFADASSWSPVIELLLERGHRVLAPPVYNRSLAADAASVRSVVEQIDGPVLLAGHSYGGAVITVAGAADNVAGLVFVSGYALEEGESLAQLQGRFPGSSLADHLVYSPYPTSDGATGTDVSVEIDAFPSVFAAGLDSTRARVLAVSQRPLSADAFGETASLAAWRTTPGWGIVSAADHTINPDVQRFGYRRAGLRSVTELDAPHLVMQTHPEEVASVITGALAEIG from the coding sequence TTGCCCCCACCGACCATCGTTCTCGTCCACGGCGCCTTCGCCGATGCCTCCAGTTGGAGTCCGGTCATCGAGCTTCTGCTCGAACGCGGACATCGGGTACTCGCGCCGCCGGTCTACAACCGCAGTCTCGCCGCCGACGCCGCCTCGGTCCGGTCGGTGGTCGAACAGATCGACGGACCGGTCCTGCTGGCGGGACACTCCTACGGCGGCGCCGTCATCACCGTCGCGGGGGCCGCCGACAATGTGGCCGGACTCGTCTTCGTCTCCGGCTACGCACTCGAGGAAGGGGAGAGCCTGGCCCAGCTACAGGGCCGATTCCCCGGCTCGAGCCTTGCCGACCATCTGGTCTACTCGCCCTACCCGACCTCCGACGGCGCCACCGGCACCGACGTGTCCGTCGAAATCGACGCGTTTCCTTCGGTATTCGCCGCCGGCCTCGACTCGACGAGAGCACGCGTGCTCGCGGTGTCGCAGCGGCCGCTGTCGGCCGACGCCTTCGGCGAGACAGCGTCGCTGGCGGCCTGGCGAACCACGCCGGGTTGGGGCATCGTCTCGGCCGCCGACCACACCATCAACCCCGATGTGCAGCGTTTCGGCTATCGCAGGGCCGGTCTGCGCTCCGTCACCGAACTCGACGCACCCCACCTCGTGATGCAGACCCACCCCGAGGAAGTCGCGTCGGTGATCACCGGCGCCCTCGCCGAAATCGGCTGA
- a CDS encoding response regulator: protein MIRVLLVDDQPLIRSGFRALLDLEDDIEVVAEASDGSEGLALARQHLPDIALIDIQMPVVDGIEMTRRVSADPALAGVHVVILTNYGLDEYVFHALRAGAAGFLVKDIQPEDFLHSIRVAARGDALLAPSITRRLINRFVTQPLATGTGLATGLEELTNREREAVALVAQGLSNDQVADHMVISPLTAKTHINRAMTKLQVRDRAQLVVVAYESGLVTPHNSGQPRSR from the coding sequence ATGATCCGAGTCCTGCTCGTCGACGACCAGCCGCTCATTCGCAGCGGATTCCGTGCGCTGCTCGACCTCGAGGACGACATCGAAGTCGTAGCCGAAGCCAGCGACGGGAGCGAGGGCCTGGCCCTGGCCCGGCAACATCTGCCCGATATCGCGCTCATCGATATACAGATGCCGGTCGTCGACGGCATCGAGATGACCCGGCGCGTATCGGCCGACCCGGCCTTGGCCGGGGTGCACGTAGTCATCCTGACCAATTACGGCTTGGACGAATACGTCTTTCACGCGCTGCGCGCCGGTGCGGCCGGATTCCTCGTCAAAGACATTCAGCCGGAAGATTTCCTGCACTCCATCCGTGTGGCCGCGCGCGGCGACGCCCTGCTCGCTCCGTCGATCACCCGCCGGTTGATCAACCGGTTCGTCACCCAGCCGCTGGCCACCGGCACCGGTCTCGCCACAGGACTCGAGGAACTGACCAACCGCGAACGCGAGGCCGTGGCGCTGGTCGCGCAAGGCCTGTCCAACGACCAGGTCGCGGACCACATGGTCATCAGCCCGCTGACCGCCAAGACCCACATCAACCGAGCCATGACGAAGCTCCAGGTCCGCGACCGCGCCCAACTCGTGGTCGTCGCTTACGAGTCCGGCCTGGTGACGCCACACAACTCCGGACAGCCGCGGTCCCGCTGA
- a CDS encoding sensor histidine kinase produces the protein MNRGRIVDWAIAVGLAAILLVTGLSKQHAPTNLDPLGYASLIAGGLALAARRRAPVAVLILTGLSALAYQAVGFDVPAVAFLFAVYAAVRAGHRMVTVAASVALLAALPLAALASLHETSAAFAQARDALEIAWLIAAGAAGEALRQAERRADEAERTREETARRRADEERLHIARELHDSLTHQISVIKVQSEAAVHVARKRGEEVPEALLAIRDAGREAARELRATLEALRDDGVTPPHGLDHVPDLVERARTAGLDATLTIEGQRQELPVAVDRTVYRIVQESLTNITRHAAAATASVRIDYRPDTLVVRVDDDGKATPGRAPADGVGLLGMRERVTALGGHLRAAPRSRGGFSVQAELPVDRT, from the coding sequence ATGAACAGGGGACGGATCGTGGATTGGGCGATCGCGGTCGGGTTGGCGGCGATCTTGTTGGTCACCGGTCTGTCGAAACAGCACGCCCCGACGAATCTCGATCCGCTGGGCTACGCGTCGCTGATAGCCGGGGGATTGGCGCTCGCCGCGCGACGCCGGGCCCCGGTCGCCGTGCTAATTCTCACCGGGTTGTCCGCATTGGCGTACCAAGCCGTCGGATTCGACGTGCCCGCCGTCGCGTTCCTGTTCGCGGTATACGCCGCGGTACGGGCTGGACACCGCATGGTCACGGTGGCTGCGTCGGTGGCTCTGTTGGCCGCTCTGCCGCTCGCGGCCCTGGCTTCCCTGCACGAAACGAGTGCGGCCTTCGCGCAGGCCCGAGACGCACTCGAGATCGCGTGGCTGATCGCGGCCGGTGCCGCCGGGGAAGCGCTGCGGCAGGCCGAACGGCGCGCCGACGAAGCCGAGCGCACGCGAGAGGAGACCGCGCGGCGCCGCGCCGACGAGGAGCGACTACACATCGCGCGGGAGTTGCACGATTCACTGACGCACCAGATCTCGGTGATCAAGGTTCAGTCCGAGGCCGCCGTCCACGTAGCCCGCAAACGAGGCGAAGAGGTGCCCGAGGCCCTGCTGGCGATCCGAGATGCCGGCCGGGAGGCGGCACGGGAGCTGCGCGCGACCCTCGAGGCGCTGCGCGACGACGGGGTCACACCGCCGCACGGACTCGATCACGTCCCCGACCTGGTGGAGCGAGCTCGGACGGCCGGGTTGGACGCGACCCTGACAATCGAAGGGCAACGCCAGGAATTGCCAGTCGCCGTGGATCGGACCGTCTACCGGATAGTTCAGGAGTCGCTCACCAACATCACCCGTCACGCCGCCGCCGCGACCGCGTCGGTCCGGATCGACTATCGCCCCGACACTCTGGTCGTCCGAGTCGACGACGACGGCAAGGCCACCCCCGGCCGCGCGCCCGCGGACGGCGTCGGGCTGCTCGGGATGCGCGAACGAGTCACCGCCCTCGGCGGTCACCTGCGGGCCGCGCCACGCAGCCGAGGTGGCTTCTCCGTGCAGGCCGAACTTCCTGTGGACCGAACATGA
- a CDS encoding DUF6223 family protein, whose amino-acid sequence MSVRHILGATAVLLGAFALSSPAVAHASIQSSAASVSTMSSGRLGAIVATVVGLIGVSVGGSALARSTRIGSSRNAALVALAAGLTTVVIGGLVVATADGGLGTGNGLGGALVALAVGLISIVVGGLLMVRARRAG is encoded by the coding sequence ATGTCCGTCCGTCATATCCTCGGCGCCACCGCCGTCCTGCTGGGAGCCTTCGCGCTCAGCTCACCGGCCGTCGCGCACGCCTCCATCCAGTCGAGCGCAGCGAGCGTGTCCACCATGAGCTCCGGGCGACTCGGGGCGATCGTGGCCACGGTTGTGGGGCTGATCGGCGTGAGCGTCGGCGGGTCGGCGCTGGCCCGATCCACCCGAATCGGCAGCAGTAGGAACGCGGCCCTCGTGGCTTTGGCGGCGGGCCTGACCACCGTGGTTATCGGCGGGCTGGTCGTCGCCACCGCCGACGGTGGTCTCGGCACCGGAAACGGACTGGGCGGAGCTCTGGTGGCACTGGCCGTCGGATTGATCAGCATCGTTGTCGGCGGGCTGCTGATGGTCCGCGCCCGTCGCGCGGGCTGA